Sequence from the Priestia megaterium genome:
TCCAATCATAACTGTTTGAGGAAGAAACGATAAAAACCTTCCTACTTTCAAAACACCAAGTAAAATTTGAATGATTCCAGTTAAAACAGTAGCTGCAAATAAATACTCAATGCCGTGATCTTTGACTAAGTTAATCATCAATAAAGACATTGCTCCTGTTGCAGCTGAAATCATAGCTGGTCTTCCGCCTGTAAAAGCAATCACAATTGCCATACAAAAAGATGCATACAGACCAACCATGGGATCGACACCGGCGATAATGGAAAAAGCAAGGGCTTCTGGAATAAGCGCAAGAGCAACTGTCATCCCAGACAAAATATCTGCTCGAACGTTTGAAAACCACTGCTGTTTAATACTTGCCATCATGATGGTTTATCACCTCTTATGAATTTTTTATACGATTTTCGACTTTCACGAAAATCAAAGCCGTTTTTAACGTATCAAATCGTACCATACAATTTCCCGTTTGGAAACAATTAATTTTCACAAATAAAAAGACGAGAAGCTTGATTGCTTCTCGTCTTTTTATTTGTTACGCCGCAGTATTTCGCTGCTATTCAGCAAATAAACGAAACGAAATTATGTTCATTCATTAATTGCTGCTTCAAGCGCAACAACAATCATATCGTTAAACGTCGTTTGACGCTCTTCTGACGTTGTTTCTTCACCAGTGAAAATGTGATCACTTACTGTTAAAACCGATAAAGCATTACGACCGTATTTAGCAGCTAGCGTATACAAAGCCGTTGTTTCCATTTCAACTGCCAATACGCCGTGAGCTGCCAATTTTTCTAGCTGGCCGTCTTCATTGTAAAATTGATCAGATGTAAATACACTTCCTACTTTTAACTGAAGGCCTTTTTCAACACCTGCATCGTAAGCGCGCTTTAATAAATCAAAGTTAGCTGTCGGTGCATAGTCAATAGGACCAAATTTAACGCGGTTCATTTGTGAATCACTTGACGAAGACATGGCTAAAATAACGTCACGTACTTTTACATCTTTTTGAATTGCTCCGCATGTACCAACGCGAATTAGGTTTTGAACACCATATTCATTCATTAGTTCATTTACATAAATAGCAATTGATGGTACACCCATTCCTGTTCCTTGAACAGAAACGCGCTTTCCTTTATATGTTCCTGTAAATCCAAGCATACCGCGCACTTCGTTATAGCAAGTTACATCTTCTAAAAATGTTTCTGCAATGTATTTTGC
This genomic interval carries:
- the deoD gene encoding purine-nucleoside phosphorylase; amino-acid sequence: MSVHIGAKQGDIAETILLPGDPLRAKYIAETFLEDVTCYNEVRGMLGFTGTYKGKRVSVQGTGMGVPSIAIYVNELMNEYGVQNLIRVGTCGAIQKDVKVRDVILAMSSSSDSQMNRVKFGPIDYAPTANFDLLKRAYDAGVEKGLQLKVGSVFTSDQFYNEDGQLEKLAAHGVLAVEMETTALYTLAAKYGRNALSVLTVSDHIFTGEETTSEERQTTFNDMIVVALEAAINE